The genomic segment GTACCAGTGTGTAGGTAATGTATAgtttatactacatatacatatactatatatatgtgtgtgtgcgcgcgcgcgcgtATACACTTACCTATACACAACATATTCAACCTAAATGTATAGGTAGTGTATACTTTCGGCAATATTTGGTAAACTAGTTGAccaaaagggtatatttatgtAAGTTCCCCAAATTTTTACgtaatataacttttattggGCTAATATCCATTTACAGGTTGGGCTAAATGCACCGTATCCACTATCAAGCCCAATGAACTTATGAAGCCCAAAATGGTAAGTAGAAACTTTTTCTAGAGAATCTAAAATGAATTGGGCTTAGATTTCACCCACCACTAACTGAGCACAATGCTGATGTTTTCAACAAGACCCTTGAGCTTCATTAGCTCTTTCCATTTTCCTCTTCAACATTTCTGCAACAACACCATTATTTCCATGGAATCCTCAAAACTCTTCTCTACAGCAACAACTGCAGATCATTCTTGTGTTTCTACTTCAAGAGAACCCCACAATGGTGAAGCTGCAATTAGTGTTGAAGAATGGAGGGGTTGGGGGACAACATCAACTGTACCTGCTATGGTTACTCAGGTTGTTGATGACTTGAATCTTTTAGAGAAACATGTTGATGCTGACATGGTTTTTGGTGGCAATCATGGCAAACTCTCGgtaaaaaaatatgattttttttcgtTCTTGTTTCCCTTTTTACTCCAATTTGTCCCAAAAAAAGAATGTGGGGGTTTGTAGCATGACTGTTAAATGTTCTAATTActtattttgaataaatggtatccaaatactccctctgttagAACTTATGCGCCACTTTTGGTTTTTCAAGATTCAAACTATGTAAACTTTGATCAATCATTTACAATGTATTTTTCCGTCGTATTGACATTAGAAGAATTGACTTTTAGTACTTCTCGTGTAagttttgaatatctaaattttaattttaaaatattaagttgatctaattcaatttagcttacATTTTCAGTTTTGGTCAATGGAAGTTGTACTTGGACATTCTGCATTATTGTTTCAGATTAACTGTGTTGCTGACACTTGGGGAGAATATGGAAATGACTGGTTTGCAACTTTGTGTATTTGGATGCTTTGGtgaaaacacacacaaaaaaaaagagaacttcACAGGTCATAGCTATTATCTTGATACCAAAGAAGAGTTCGACCCAATGCTTTAGTTCTGTCCTAGTTGATCCTGATTCGACAttagaataaaagaaaagatggtTGCTTATATTTTCATTAGTCTAATCATAAGACGGGCGTTTTCTGAAAATTGAATGTTGTTAATCCAAATTATGATGGCTTCTCTATgtcagaaaaaaaaagataatcttAGCTGTGCGATGTGAATTTGTAATTTTTGACTGCTTACTTCTACACAAGGATGGTTCCTAATGTGCGCCATACGTTCTATGAAACGTTTTTATCAATGCTAAACATAGAAATACTGAATGTCACTACTTGACTTACTGTTATCTGCCGTTTGTAGAACTGCTTTCCTATTTACCCTTTTATTCAGCAGTAGTTGAACTGGTTGATATAAGATAATTATCAAATTGCTTGAAGCAAACCGTTCTCATATTTTGCAACAATATTAATCAGCATCAACTATCTACGCCTTAATCTCCAGTCCGTTGGGGTCAGCTATATGAATCATCTAAATCTGTTATGCCTTATTCAAGTCTATTTTATTCTAGGTATTGTAGTCAACTCAACTgcttcatttttaaaaaaaaaaaaaaaaaagggtattgTGGTCTGCTTGTGTCTGTTTAATTTCAATTTAAACATTTTCCTTTAAGGCAATTTAGAGTTTATCTAAATCGCACACTTATACTACTGGGTTATATAAGTTTATCCCTCTCTATGTATACAAGTGTTTTGTATTTGGTATCACTTATAGAGGTCCTATGCTTTCTTTGTGTTATGTTCTTAATCAGGTTTGCATTGCTTATGGGATATTTTAGATCCTTTCAGGCCAATTTTCTTCACGTCATTTTTATTCTACCGCATCCATTTTTATCACTAACAGTCATTGTATTTTCACACCTTAAAACTGGTCCACCAGGAGGTTTGCATAAGACACGACTAACCTATTTTAGGGTATCTTCTCTCACTACATCCTCTTTGTGTGCTATTTGCACCCTCTGTCAGATGTGATAATTGATAATCTTATAAACTCTTGCTGATAGCAATTACCTATCGTTAATAAGGAACTTCATTTCTCTACTTCAGACTTGTTTCACCTCTTTAAATTTTACTTGTGCTTTAACTGATCAAAAAGTAACTAATTGCCCTTTATTAGCTCATAACTCTGATCTGATCCGATTTTTAGGGTGACTTCAAGGTGCAAGAGGATAAAAAGCATAGAGCGAAATATCAATCTTTAGGTGATTCTCAACAGAAACTCCAGTTCTTTTCAGCTCGACAAATTGCATGTCGTGTGCTTGGAAGTAGGGGTTACCTTTGTCAGAAGGTAAACATTTGCTCATCAAATCAGGGTTGTTTCACATTTTTATTCTTGTATGTGGGATCTTTTCTGCATTAAAGCATGAAATATTGCTGTTATCTGCAGATGGTCCCTTAGAAAAGTTGTCTTTTTTTTGCACAAACGAATAGGTTTTGATGGTTTAGAATTTGGTTTTGGTTCTGTTTTGAATTCTCAAGTGTTGGCTTCCCTCGGAGGATTGTATGTGCTCAAAACTTATTACATGTCCTCTTTGGAATCGGATACGGTTTTGGTTGTACATGCACCCAAAGGTACAAAATTTACTATCCGTCTtcatctttcctttttttttcctcattaaAACCTACCTTTCATTTTCTTACATTTTTCActcacttcttcttttttacataaatgatccataattcatgattttttatgttttgcaGGATTTTTTGCGACAAAATAACACAGGGAAGTTGTTGTGGCAAGTATTTGGCGTCCAGGCTGCTAATTTGTGTCTTTATGGAATAGCTGAACATGAGGAAATGATGTGGGATGCACTCAAGCTTGCAggttttcatttgtttttaaatttgttCACCAATTTAATACTCTACCATGATGAAATATCTGTAGCGTATGTCCAAGCATAAGTCTTGAAGCCGTCTGAGTGTGCTCATAACCTTCACATGATTCCTAAAGTGTATGCTTGTCTTTTATGTGAAAAGGCCGCTTGTTACAAAATCTTGTAGTACACAACTTGCTGTGGTGCGTAAAATGATACAAAATTGTTATGTAATTGAGCCAAGAAGGTGAGGGGTTGTGCTCTTGTATGTGGGACTCTGTCTGCCCCAAAACATGTGGTATCAAAACTAAAAATTAAGTCTAAATAGCAAAATCTCATACAATATGTAACTAACAAATACGAAAACAATAGATGTAATTAACCAAATTGGACTTCGTAAGCATGTGTTTCGCATGCAAGGGTTAAGACAGAATTGAGGTTTCTTGATAAACTATTAGTTTAAGCCATTAAGCATGTAAATTACTTCAAGTAAGTAAGTGGTTGGGTGGTCTGTTTCTAACATGCATGAGTCACGATAATCTCATTCTTGGATCACCGTATCTTCAACAGTCTACGTTAGTAGAAAAAGTTTCCAGCCTTTTGTTAGCTTCCTCCCTCCTAATTGTTTAACAATTTTCTCTGTTTTGGTCAACTTCCTGACAATATCTTGACAGCATCAAAGAGGAAAATTCAGTTATTAACTGTGTTAGTCAACTATGGAATTGTTGGGATAATTTTCTATGATGCATTCAAGAACGCTAGATAATGGAAAAACTGAAAAGATACAATGTTTAAATACTCATGGTAACGGGAACATGATCACAATTCTATCCAGTTTTCAGATGTTAAGATAATACATCACTTATAATTGATACCATCTATGTAGCATGAAAGGAGGAGATAGCTCATGGAGCCAACTTAGTGTTACATatcatgtttcttactttttaaCAAATTAAGCTTTACTTGATTTAATCTTCAACCTTTCTATCAGAACTTGCCAGGGAACTGCCtttttgatttgcattttacataattttcagGAAAAGACAAGGTTTGGTGTCTTTATCCCAACAAGAACGCACCAGCAAATTCTGTCAAGGATAGCATGGCCGGCCTTTCTTTTGTGCATGTAGAATGCCTTCCTGAGATGGTACTCCATCCTAACTTTTTACTTGAAATATGGCTAAGTTGTAATCGACAAGATGTTTGAGGGGAAGCAAAAGTAGGAACAAAGGAG from the Lycium ferocissimum isolate CSIRO_LF1 chromosome 11, AGI_CSIRO_Lferr_CH_V1, whole genome shotgun sequence genome contains:
- the LOC132035936 gene encoding uncharacterized protein LOC132035936 isoform X1; its protein translation is MLMFSTRPLSFISSFHFPLQHFCNNTIISMESSKLFSTATTADHSCVSTSREPHNGEAAISVEEWRGWGTTSTVPAMVTQVVDDLNLLEKHVDADMVFGGNHGKLSGDFKVQEDKKHRAKYQSLGDSQQKLQFFSARQIACRVLGSRGYLCQKCWLPSEDCMCSKLITCPLWNRIRFWLYMHPKDFLRQNNTGKLLWQVFGVQAANLCLYGIAEHEEMMWDALKLAGKDKVWCLYPNKNAPANSVKDSMAGLSFVHVECLPEMTDGVHSLNFILIDGTWSNSGAMFSRLKERYKLMWGEEEIPCITLNTGASLMHKLRPQPSWDRTCTAAAAIGLLDELHDLPNFVSYGLDKQAKALEDAVEVLLDSLTARRLRMGKNPVFTGISLLTNGEANGKNARPHRYSRMTIGLTCSHREVIRVTSLKEIQIILDSFVFPVFTQCFGFSMDLLLHTVF
- the LOC132035936 gene encoding uncharacterized protein LOC132035936 isoform X2 produces the protein MLMFSTRPLSFISSFHFPLQHFCNNTIISMESSKLFSTATTADHSCVSTSREPHNGEAAISVEEWRGWGTTSTVPAMVTQVVDDLNLLEKHVDADMVFGGNHGKLSGDFKVQEDKKHRAKYQSLGDSQQKLQFFSARQIACRVLGSRGYLCQKCWLPSEDCMCSKLITCPLWNRIRFWLYMHPKDFLRQNNTGKLLWQVFGVQAANLCLYGIAEHEEMMWDALKLAGKDKVWCLYPNKNAPANSVKDSMAGLSFVHVECLPEMTDGVHSLNFILIDGTWSNSGAMFSRLKERYKLMWGEEEIPCITLNTGASLMHKLRPQPSWDRTCTAAAAIGLLDELHDLPNFVSYGLDKQAKALEDAVEVLLDSLTARRLRMGRSITRKQRHNRDIL